The sequence below is a genomic window from Variovorax paradoxus B4.
GCGGCTGCTGTGCGCGTCTCCCGCCTACCTGGCGGCGCGTGGCATGCCGAAGGTTCCGAACGACCTGGCCAGGCACAACTGCATCGGCATTCGCCAGGGCGAGGAAGCCTACGGTGTCTGGCGCCTGGCGAGCGGAAGAGGCCGCCATGCGCGCACCGAGTCCATCAAGACGCGCGGCAACCTGGCGACCAACGATGGAGAGATCGCCGTGAACTGGGCGCTCGATGGCCACGGCATCCTGATGCGGGCCGAGTGGGACATCAACCGCTACCTGCGCAACGGCCGCCTGGTGCAGGTGCTGCCGCAGTACTTCACGCCCGATGCGGACATCTACGCGGTGTATCCGCAGCGGCACCAGTTGGCCGCGCGCGTGCGGGCCTTCGTCGATTTCCTGGCGCTTTCATTCACGCAGCAGGCGGCGTCCGGCAAGGCATAGCCGGCAGCATGGTCCGCTGCAACCGTTCAGCGCGCCATGGCGCGGCACGCGGCCGCGCAATCCCGGCAGGCCTTGGCGCACGCCTGGCAGTGTTCGTGCTTGTGCCTGGCGCATTCCTCGCCGCAGGCGTCGCAGATGTCGGCGCACAGCGCGCAGATGGCCTTCGCATGCTCGCTGCCGCGCGCCATGGCGGCCGCCGCAAACTGGCAGGCAGCCGCGCAATCCATGTCGAGCGCGATGCACCGGGCCATCATCTGGACGTCGGGCTCCTTCAGGCAGGACGCGGCGCAGTGATGGCATGCGGTGGCGCAGCCGTTGCACGCCTCGATGCATGCGGCGTAGGTTTGATGTGGCATTACATTCCCCTTGAGATTCGAGCCGCGGGAGTTCGCTGCTGCTGACGGCCCATGCTCGCTTGCCTGCCCACCGCAGGTGTAGGAAAGGGGCGCGTCGGCGCGTGAGAACGGCTTGCCGCCGTGCAGCACGGGTGAAAATCCGCGGATGCATCCAGCCAGCAGCACCTCATTCCTGCAGTCCACCCGCCTCGCCCTTGTGGCCGCGGCCATCGCGGCGCTTGTCGCAGGCTGCGCTTCCGCGCCATCGGGATCGACAACGCAGCCGCCCGGCTCGACAGCGGGTGCGCGGCCCGCAACCACACCCACGCCCACCACGCCCGCAGGCCCGGATGCTGCCGCGCTTGAGCAGCAGCGCTTCGCCAAGTGGGTTGCAGACTACCGCGTCACTGCACGCGCAGCGGGCATCAGCGAGGCAACCTTGCAAAGCGCCTTCGACCAGGTGCAGTTCCTCCCGCGGGTCATCGAACTGGACCGTGCCCAGCCCGAGTTCACGCGCACGGTCTGGGACTATCTCGACAACACCGTCTCGCCGCAGCGCATTGCGACGGGCCAGGACAAGCTGCTGCAGGTTCGCGCCGAAGCCGATGCGGCCGCCGCGCGCTACGGCGTGCCGGGCGCCATCGTCGTCGCCATCTGGGGCATGGAAAGCAACTACGGCGGCAACTACGGCAGCACCCCGGTCATCGACGCGCTGGCGACGCTCGGCTTCGAGGGACGGCGCGAAGACTGGGCTCGCCGCGAACTGCTGGCGGCGCTGAAGATCCTCGACAGCGGCGACATCGCGCGCGACCGCATGATCGGCTCCTGGGCGGGCGCCATGGGCCAGACCCAGTTCCTGCCATCGAACTTTCTGGCCTACGCGGTGGATGCCGACGGCGATGGGCGGCGCGACATCTGGGGCAGCATGCCCGATGTGGTGGCCTCGACCGCGAACTTTCTCTCGCGTTCGGGCTGGCAGGCCGGCATGCCGTGGGGCGTGGAGGTCAAACTGCCGGCGGGCTTCGACTACGGCCGCGCCGACATGGCTGTGCGCCAGCCGACCGCGCAATGGGCGGCCGAGGGGGTCAGGGCCGTGGACGATCGGCCGCTGCCGGAGTTTGCCGATGGCGCGGTGCTGCTGCCCGCGGGCGCGCAGGGGCCGGCCTTCCTGGTCGGGCCGAACTTTCGCGCCGTGCTGCGCTACAACAACTCGACCAACTATGCGCTCGCGGTGGGCCTTCTCGCGCAGCGCCTCGGCGGCGGCGCGGATGTGCAGGCGCCGTGGCCAAGAAACCTCTCGGCGCTCTCTCGCAGTCAGTTGACCGAGCTGCAGACCGCGCTCAGCCAGCGCGGCTTTGCCACTGGTGCGGCCGACG
It includes:
- a CDS encoding lytic murein transglycosylase; amino-acid sequence: MHPASSTSFLQSTRLALVAAAIAALVAGCASAPSGSTTQPPGSTAGARPATTPTPTTPAGPDAAALEQQRFAKWVADYRVTARAAGISEATLQSAFDQVQFLPRVIELDRAQPEFTRTVWDYLDNTVSPQRIATGQDKLLQVRAEADAAAARYGVPGAIVVAIWGMESNYGGNYGSTPVIDALATLGFEGRREDWARRELLAALKILDSGDIARDRMIGSWAGAMGQTQFLPSNFLAYAVDADGDGRRDIWGSMPDVVASTANFLSRSGWQAGMPWGVEVKLPAGFDYGRADMAVRQPTAQWAAEGVRAVDDRPLPEFADGAVLLPAGAQGPAFLVGPNFRAVLRYNNSTNYALAVGLLAQRLGGGADVQAPWPRNLSALSRSQLTELQTALSQRGFATGAADGVMGPATREGLRRYQRSVGLPADGYPSAEMLQRLQQP
- a CDS encoding four-helix bundle copper-binding protein, with translation MPHQTYAACIEACNGCATACHHCAASCLKEPDVQMMARCIALDMDCAAACQFAAAAMARGSEHAKAICALCADICDACGEECARHKHEHCQACAKACRDCAAACRAMAR